From Canis aureus isolate CA01 chromosome 7, VMU_Caureus_v.1.0, whole genome shotgun sequence, a single genomic window includes:
- the PTP4A1 gene encoding protein tyrosine phosphatase type IVA 1 isoform X2 translates to MARMNRPAPVEVTYKNMRFLITHNPTNATLNKFIEELKKYGVTTIVRVCEATYDTTLVEKEGIHVLDWPFDDGAPPSNQIVDDWLSLVKIKFREEPGCCIAVHCVAGLGRAPVLVALALIEGGMKYEDAVQFIRHGVELLTASNFCIWRSIVLKCGCASKTPMVIETTVAFNKTGVPDVIALEVELETGPNLSYIHISQYVGLVIKSNEASIGVLESSFIRPQV, encoded by the exons atGGCTCGAATGAACCGCCCAGCTCCTGTGGAAGTCACATACAAGAACATGAGATTTCTTATTACACACAATCCAACCAATGCGACCTTAAACAAATTTATAGAG GAACTTAAGAAGTATGGAGTTACAACAATAGTTAGAGTATGTGAAGCAACTTATGACACTACTCTTGTGGAGAAAGAAGGCATCCATGTTCTC GATTGGCCTTTTGATGATGGTGCACCACCATCCAACCAGATTGTTGATGACTGGTTAAGTCTTGTAAAAATTAAGTTTCGTGAAGAACCTGGTTGTTGTATTGCTGTCCATTGTGTTGCAGGCCTTGGGAG AGCTCCAGTGCTTGTTGCCCTAGCATTAATTGAAGGTGGAATGAAATATGAAGATGCAGTACAGTTCATAAGACA CGGCGTGGAGCTTTTAACAGCAAGCAACTTTTGTATTTGGAGAAGTATCGTCCTAAAATGCGGCTGCGCTTCAAAGACTCCAATGGTCATAGAAACAACTGTTGCATTCAATAAAACTGGGGTGCCTGATGTCATTGCCTTGGAAGTGGAACTTGAAACAGGACCTAATttgtcatatatacatattagcCAATATGTTGGCTTGGTGATTAAGTCTAATGAAGCTTCCATAGGAGTATTGGAAAGCAGTTTTATCAGGCCACAAGTTTGA
- the PTP4A1 gene encoding protein tyrosine phosphatase type IVA 1 isoform X1, protein MARMNRPAPVEVTYKNMRFLITHNPTNATLNKFIEELKKYGVTTIVRVCEATYDTTLVEKEGIHVLDWPFDDGAPPSNQIVDDWLSLVKIKFREEPGCCIAVHCVAGLGRAPVLVALALIEGGMKYEDAVQFIRQKRRGAFNSKQLLYLEKYRPKMRLRFKDSNGHRNNCCIQ, encoded by the exons atGGCTCGAATGAACCGCCCAGCTCCTGTGGAAGTCACATACAAGAACATGAGATTTCTTATTACACACAATCCAACCAATGCGACCTTAAACAAATTTATAGAG GAACTTAAGAAGTATGGAGTTACAACAATAGTTAGAGTATGTGAAGCAACTTATGACACTACTCTTGTGGAGAAAGAAGGCATCCATGTTCTC GATTGGCCTTTTGATGATGGTGCACCACCATCCAACCAGATTGTTGATGACTGGTTAAGTCTTGTAAAAATTAAGTTTCGTGAAGAACCTGGTTGTTGTATTGCTGTCCATTGTGTTGCAGGCCTTGGGAG AGCTCCAGTGCTTGTTGCCCTAGCATTAATTGAAGGTGGAATGAAATATGAAGATGCAGTACAGTTCATAAGACA AAAGCGGCGTGGAGCTTTTAACAGCAAGCAACTTTTGTATTTGGAGAAGTATCGTCCTAAAATGCGGCTGCGCTTCAAAGACTCCAATGGTCATAGAAACAACTGTTGCATTCAATAA
- the LOC144317306 gene encoding uncharacterized protein LOC144317306 — protein sequence MIRPQSSMSKHIPQFCGVLGHTFMEFLKGSGDYCQAQHDLYADK from the exons ATGATTAGGCCACAATCTTCAATGAGTAAACATATTCCT caGTTCTGTGGTGTTCTTGGTCACACATTTATGGAGTTTCTGAAGGGCAGTGGAGATTACTGCCAGGCACAGCACGACCTCTATGCAGACAAGTGA